The following are from one region of the Sorghum bicolor cultivar BTx623 chromosome 2, Sorghum_bicolor_NCBIv3, whole genome shotgun sequence genome:
- the LOC8061667 gene encoding potassium transporter 18 isoform X1 has protein sequence METTSTTNEQPGRGAMWELERNLDQPMDAEAGRLRNMYREKTYPTIVLLQLAFQSLGVVFGDLGTSPLYVFYNIFPREIEDTEQVIGALSLIIYSLTLIPLVKYVFIVLRANDNGQGGTFALYSLLCRHAKINIIPNQHRTDEDLTTYSRHTYDEKSLAAKIKRWLEGHQIRKNAILILVLFGTCMAVGDGILTPAISVLSATGGIQVEQPRMRNDVVVIVSVVILIGLFSMQHFGTDKVSWLFAPIVFVWFILIGVLGAVNISKYDQSVLKAFNPIYVYRYFKRGKTSWASLGGIMLSITGTEALFADLSYFPVQAIQIAFTVVVFPCLLLQYTGQAAYIAQNKDHVSHAFYFSLPDSVLWPSFIVATAAAVVASQATISMTYSIIKQALALGCFPRVRIIHTSKKYLGQIYSPDINWILLIFCIAVTAGFKNQSQIANAYGTAVIMVMLVTTFLMIPIMLLVWRSHWTLVILFTTLSLVIEIPYFTAVVRKIDQGGWVPLVFAVAFLIIMYVWHYGTLKRYEFEMHSKVSMAWILGLGPSLGLVRVPGVGLVYTELASGVPHIFSHFITNLPAIHSTLVFVCVKYLPVYTVPLDERFLVKRIGPKNFHMFRCVARYGYKDIHKKDDDFEQMLFNSLMLYIRLESMMEEYTDSDDYSTRELNQAGNANQRINGISTSSNMDLSYTSHDSIIQVQSPNHIGNSQVVSSGQMYQTVGDEIAFLNACRDAGVVHILGNTIVRARRDSGFIKKFAINYMYAFLRKICRENSAIFNVPHESLLNVGQVFYV, from the exons ATGGAGACTACTAGCACAACAAATGAGCAGCCTGGTAGGGGGGCAATGTGGGAGCTGGAAAGGAATCTCGATCAGCCCATGGATGCAGAGGCCGGGAGATTGAGGAATATGTACAGGGAAAAG ACCTACCCTACAATTGTGCTGTTACAACTAGCTTTCCAAAGCCTCGGTGTGGTGTTTGGGGATTTAGGCACATCGCCTTTATATGTATTCTATAACATTTTCCCTCGTGAAATAGAAGACACGGAACAAGTTATTGGAGCACTCTCGCTTATTATTTACTCCCTTACCCTGATTCCACTTGTTAAATACGTCTTCATTGTCTTGAGGGCAAACGATAATGGCCAAG GTGGAACATTTGCTCTTTACTCACTGCTTTGCCGGCATGCAAAGATAAACATTATTCCGAATCAGCATAGAACAGATGAAGACCTAACAACATACAGCCGCCACACATATGATGAGAAATCTCTTGCTGCAAAGATTAAAAGATGGTTAGAGGGGCACCAAATCAGGAAGAATGCCATTCTTATTCTTGTTCTTTTTGGTACTTGTATGGCAGTTGGAGATGGAATCCTCACTCCTGCAATATCAG TTCTTTCTGCAACTGGAGGAATACAAGTGGAGCAGCCCAGAATGAGAAATG ATGTGGTTGTCATCGTCTCTGTGGTTATATTGATTGGATTATTCAGCATGCAGCACTTTGGTACTGATAAAGTCAGTTGGCTTTTTGCTCCAATAGTATTTGTTTGGTTCATACTCATTGGAGTCCTGGGCGCCGTAAACATTTCCAAATACGATCAATCTGTTCTCAAGGCTTTTAATCCTATTTATGTATATCGGTACTTTAAGCGAGGGAAGACTAGCTGGGCTTCTTTAGGAGGAATTATGCTTAGCATTACAG GGACAGAAGCATTGTTTGCTGATCTTTCATATTTCCCTGTACAAGCTATTCAG ATTGCTTTCACGGTGGTTGTGTTTCCATGCCTTCTTTTGCAGTATACGGGCCAAGCTGCCTATATAGCTCAGAACAAAGACCATGTCTCCCATGCCTTCTATTTTTCCCTTCCAG ATTCTGTACTTTGGCCATCATTCATTGTTGCAACAGCTGCTGCAGTAGTTGCTAGTCAGGCAACTATATCGATGACCTATTCAATTATCAAGCAAGCACTTGCTCTAGGGTGCTTCCCCAGAGTGAGAATTATCCATACTTCCAAGAAATATCTAGGCCAAATATACAGTCCTGATATTAATTGGATCCTTTTGATATTCTGCATCGCTGTCACTGCTGGATTTAAAAACCAAAGTCAGATAGCAAATGCATATG GTACTGCTGTGATAATGGTTATGCTTGTGACAACATTTCTCATGATCCCCATAATGCTGCTGGTGTGGCGCAGCCACTGGACCTTGGTCATTCTTTTCACCACGCTGTCATTGGTTATTGAAATTCCATACTTCACTGCTGTGGTGCGGAAGATCGATCAGGGTGGTTGGGTTCCACTTGTGTTTGCTGTTGCCTTCCTCATCATCATGTATGTATGGCACTATGGTACACTCAAGCGGTATGAATTCGAGATGCACAGCAAGGTATCCATGGCGTGGATCCTAGGCCTTGGCCCAAGCCTTGGTCTGGTCAGGGTGCCTGGTGTAGGCCTGGTTTACACCGAGCTGGCGAGTGGTGTCCCTCACATCTTCTCACACTTCATCACCAATCTCCCTGCCATCCACTCCACTCTGGTCTTCGTCTGTGTGAAATACCTTCCTGTTTACACTGTGCCACTAGATGAAAGGTTCCTTGTGAAGCGAATTGGTCCCAAGAACTTCCACATGTTTAGATGTGTGGCGCGGTATGGCTACAAGGACATCCACAAGAAGGATGACGACTTCGAGCAGATGCTCTTTAACAGCCTGATGCTCTATATCAGGCTGGAGAGTATGATGGAAGAGTACACGGATTCTGATGACTACAGCACCCGTGAGCTGAACCAGGCAGGCAACGCCAACCAAAGAATCAATGGCATCAGCACCAGTTCAAACATGGATCTCAGCTATACATCCCATGACTCCATTATACAGGTGCAGTCCCCAAATCATATAGGGAACAGCCAGGTTGTGTCATCAGGTCAGATGTACCAGACTGTGGGCGACGAGATTGCGTTTCTGAACGCGTGCAGGGACGCTGGTGTGGTGCACATCCTAGGGAACACGATTGTCAGGGCCCGTAGGGATTCAGGGTTCATCAAGAAGTTTGCTATCAACTACATGTATGCTTTCCTTAGGAAGATCTGCAGGGAGAACAGTGCCATCTTCAATGTTCCCCATGAGAGCCTTCTGAATGTTGGGCAGGTGTTCTATGTGTAA
- the LOC8061667 gene encoding potassium transporter 18 isoform X2, translating to MVLVKSGNVVVIVSVVILIGLFSMQHFGTDKVSWLFAPIVFVWFILIGVLGAVNISKYDQSVLKAFNPIYVYRYFKRGKTSWASLGGIMLSITGTEALFADLSYFPVQAIQIAFTVVVFPCLLLQYTGQAAYIAQNKDHVSHAFYFSLPDSVLWPSFIVATAAAVVASQATISMTYSIIKQALALGCFPRVRIIHTSKKYLGQIYSPDINWILLIFCIAVTAGFKNQSQIANAYGTAVIMVMLVTTFLMIPIMLLVWRSHWTLVILFTTLSLVIEIPYFTAVVRKIDQGGWVPLVFAVAFLIIMYVWHYGTLKRYEFEMHSKVSMAWILGLGPSLGLVRVPGVGLVYTELASGVPHIFSHFITNLPAIHSTLVFVCVKYLPVYTVPLDERFLVKRIGPKNFHMFRCVARYGYKDIHKKDDDFEQMLFNSLMLYIRLESMMEEYTDSDDYSTRELNQAGNANQRINGISTSSNMDLSYTSHDSIIQVQSPNHIGNSQVVSSGQMYQTVGDEIAFLNACRDAGVVHILGNTIVRARRDSGFIKKFAINYMYAFLRKICRENSAIFNVPHESLLNVGQVFYV from the exons ATGGTACTTGTGAAATCTGGAA ATGTGGTTGTCATCGTCTCTGTGGTTATATTGATTGGATTATTCAGCATGCAGCACTTTGGTACTGATAAAGTCAGTTGGCTTTTTGCTCCAATAGTATTTGTTTGGTTCATACTCATTGGAGTCCTGGGCGCCGTAAACATTTCCAAATACGATCAATCTGTTCTCAAGGCTTTTAATCCTATTTATGTATATCGGTACTTTAAGCGAGGGAAGACTAGCTGGGCTTCTTTAGGAGGAATTATGCTTAGCATTACAG GGACAGAAGCATTGTTTGCTGATCTTTCATATTTCCCTGTACAAGCTATTCAG ATTGCTTTCACGGTGGTTGTGTTTCCATGCCTTCTTTTGCAGTATACGGGCCAAGCTGCCTATATAGCTCAGAACAAAGACCATGTCTCCCATGCCTTCTATTTTTCCCTTCCAG ATTCTGTACTTTGGCCATCATTCATTGTTGCAACAGCTGCTGCAGTAGTTGCTAGTCAGGCAACTATATCGATGACCTATTCAATTATCAAGCAAGCACTTGCTCTAGGGTGCTTCCCCAGAGTGAGAATTATCCATACTTCCAAGAAATATCTAGGCCAAATATACAGTCCTGATATTAATTGGATCCTTTTGATATTCTGCATCGCTGTCACTGCTGGATTTAAAAACCAAAGTCAGATAGCAAATGCATATG GTACTGCTGTGATAATGGTTATGCTTGTGACAACATTTCTCATGATCCCCATAATGCTGCTGGTGTGGCGCAGCCACTGGACCTTGGTCATTCTTTTCACCACGCTGTCATTGGTTATTGAAATTCCATACTTCACTGCTGTGGTGCGGAAGATCGATCAGGGTGGTTGGGTTCCACTTGTGTTTGCTGTTGCCTTCCTCATCATCATGTATGTATGGCACTATGGTACACTCAAGCGGTATGAATTCGAGATGCACAGCAAGGTATCCATGGCGTGGATCCTAGGCCTTGGCCCAAGCCTTGGTCTGGTCAGGGTGCCTGGTGTAGGCCTGGTTTACACCGAGCTGGCGAGTGGTGTCCCTCACATCTTCTCACACTTCATCACCAATCTCCCTGCCATCCACTCCACTCTGGTCTTCGTCTGTGTGAAATACCTTCCTGTTTACACTGTGCCACTAGATGAAAGGTTCCTTGTGAAGCGAATTGGTCCCAAGAACTTCCACATGTTTAGATGTGTGGCGCGGTATGGCTACAAGGACATCCACAAGAAGGATGACGACTTCGAGCAGATGCTCTTTAACAGCCTGATGCTCTATATCAGGCTGGAGAGTATGATGGAAGAGTACACGGATTCTGATGACTACAGCACCCGTGAGCTGAACCAGGCAGGCAACGCCAACCAAAGAATCAATGGCATCAGCACCAGTTCAAACATGGATCTCAGCTATACATCCCATGACTCCATTATACAGGTGCAGTCCCCAAATCATATAGGGAACAGCCAGGTTGTGTCATCAGGTCAGATGTACCAGACTGTGGGCGACGAGATTGCGTTTCTGAACGCGTGCAGGGACGCTGGTGTGGTGCACATCCTAGGGAACACGATTGTCAGGGCCCGTAGGGATTCAGGGTTCATCAAGAAGTTTGCTATCAACTACATGTATGCTTTCCTTAGGAAGATCTGCAGGGAGAACAGTGCCATCTTCAATGTTCCCCATGAGAGCCTTCTGAATGTTGGGCAGGTGTTCTATGTGTAA